The Bacteroidales bacterium genome contains a region encoding:
- a CDS encoding T9SS type B sorting domain-containing protein has product MKNFNPNNMRRLLIILSLALIPMTGLMARDFYWKGGTGRWNDPSMWELRAAKSVEGLVPSKTDNVFIDNYDSNIIIDNDVEVENLYWRSGKISGNPETKISSYGVIEVRSSVVDEFEGVWVLKTDSRGTINSDIKLKGSVYIDATGEVVLDTPVKTFADFIIIKGDVTVSSLIECNVLVLEGNEAYSILVNDATVRKDHLVIRENPNRKLKINGIKLERVTPRNITGKGELAKGGVYHFCNETDAKLVLKAAKAPVVTKSYVRFFVIWFDQETTEKGTFSSIYPTSGSGAVDSVIVHSSHPHSTDTIIRSFWQVTYHDNADASDLPLAIYEIEGVDNRHYSTDYALGTVYDSVAGVSTPGASDGSIFIKKIGSAPFTYTITGGSSNQDGVFTGLSEGYYNVTVSSDSSTCNKSTVLSNIEVSVRAPLSYDSLFTRRVTCTDDSDGIIRLYASGGSGSYEYRMSFSTDEGYPLYNVWQPSNEYLNLKSGTYEFVIRDAMQHLDSVDCGKISLINPKQLTINQVIRTHVVGCYGPTGAMEIIASGGHPRLQYSIDSGDTWSFSKLFEHLYPKSYKVHVKDSLGCEVNREGYDIISGPVELIIKKVTPQPVTLCYENNNGSIAIMAEGGWGNIEYFIENSTIGTRNNSSGNFLGLPVGKYAVWVKDDNDCETLYADSVEVTGPPKLEITGIDITHITGCYGDVTGSITVNATGGTGILQYSIDGGTSWHSSNVFGPLSAGIYQIRVKDENECTKGDVVEILQPDPISITSESYTNITCHNADDGTVTIEAEGGTAPLTYTITGGASNNTGVFTGLSAGTYKVTVSDANGCAEAISSDFTIINPDVITIDSESYTDVNCFGEVDGTVTIVASGGTAPLTYTITGGASNNTGVFTGLSAGTYSVTVSDINGCPPAISSTFVIIEPAAITIDSESYTDISCFGEVDGTVTIVASGGTAPLTYTITGGASNNTGVFTGLSAGTYSVTVSDINGCPPAVSSSFTIIEPAVITIDSESYTDVSCFGEVDGTVTIVASGGTAPLTYTITGGASNNTGVFTGLSAGTYSVTVSDINGCPPAISSTFVIIEPAAITIDSESYTDISCFGAVDGTVTIVASGGTAPLTYTITGGASNNTGVFTGLSAGTYSVTVSDINGCPPAVSSSFTIIEPAVITIDSESFTDIACYNDNNGTVTIVASGGTAPLTYTITGGVSNNTGIFTGLSAGTYSVTVSDINGCPPAISSSFTITNPDEIVITEETFTNITCHGANDGAITFKATGGTPPLIYTITGGDTNSTGEFTGLGEGTYQVTVTDNNGCIKTSAIYTVIDPDPIVITLIDSLYSCGSLPVIEADTTFLPDGDGDIYTSTITHVDFADGAVVQSTADIESIAINMEHSYLRDLTIKLICPNGSSLMFTDEVGGGRYLGKPVRDPGDDDLTPGEGFTYIFTEDSEALYTWANVPEARYTYTDLGGNEHVNKLYVPAGPYKPMGNFSSLVGCPLNGDWTLEVTDNNPVDNGYIFKWYLNFAPSTFPEGYCNGMATVEATGGVGELSYMWSNGNTTNTIQDLCADTYTLTVTDENGCYATHTVVIEDVDIQLTITDTVHVTCSGESTGSVTVEATGGNPPYTYIWEDGTISQTIDGLAAGWYFLTVVDRNLCEHYDSVEIKTLNEITVLFSNIVSPLCHTDNGGSHTGSATATASGGVGSYLYEWSSGEIGQTASNLVAGWNWVTVTDEANCTKIDSVEITEPPLLEITDVSITDVSCNGGTDGKITITIAGGNPPYTIEWYSPEHHLIGIESSLTFRPAGDYTVKVKDANGCTIPDSVITIGEPEILDFDIDVTASACNNPTGSATVINITGGNGGETITWYNSANVNIGTGVSIGSLAVGNYSVKVEDSKGCSETKEFELEDNSDLQIDGFTWLSPVSCYGECDGIAQVNVSGSGAIVSYIWSTGSTTDTETSLCGGSTVSVTVTDENGCTADTTIIVPQPEELQFSDFTITHNQCYGNNDGSITAIVEGGTPTYTFEWRDEDNNILPFTGAVASDLYAGKYFVTVSDINGCQANDSVVINPAVQIVVHVSTTQADCGLSNGTATLTPENGIPPYTYHWPDPIGSVTTSTVGSLGIGIYYVTVEDALGCETVARVEITDVGGMSIVVDVTDATCYNGNDGEATVVSVIGGTGLVTITWEDAFGNIIPGGNTASGLNGGMYYYVTVTDENGCGVVEEIFIGQPAEFVLTVSGILDASCFGYNDGAATISAAGGNGSPYTYLWPDGDTNSSRIDLAAGSYTVTVFDNLGCEQTTDFTIGEPSLIEYELTTTKPSCGQNNGSLTVSNITGGSGSGYVVTWSNDNWSVDSVGFAVTNLVAGIYDLVITDDTGCSVSETITLESDTDMYAEVIDITHVNCAGEVTGSATIGIIGGTAPYTVNWSNGQTGMTISNVAAGTYTATITDANLCVIYFDVNIEENAPLVTDFVFTQPIVCAGDSIASFYVTVTGGVAPYIYHWEDGLGNTIGSDSALVDMTAGTYNITVTDNLGCTTTNSITIASSDPIAVTFVITETDCSASTGSVKANVSGGVAPYNYNWAKYLEPGVVIDGNGTDFIYNLGVGYYTLSLTDALGCVYRDTVLVESTTDMEISVINTVSVTCLGRNDGQAEVTIVNGQSPYTIIWANGDINNTTETSFINTQLYQGNQIVRVIDANGCEQVTSFTVPTGNALYVSLRSYPDVGGDVADFGFVEAGAVGGIPPYSYNWEDAEGNNIGTSYVITNLNYGWYYVTVTDANPNPCQWIDSIEVLNKTISYDTIFINHVTCHGFNDGSISIQGTGGEEPYQYRWRHDSWSTDSIGNTITNLIAGTYYLTLTDKYGFVEITDSIEITQPEPLGLNAILVQKTACSEPTGIVKAELPESTGAIAPITYYWTSSEWQDTIVKVDNPILDSVGIGMYYVTIVDAKGCTDTDTVEMIDNSDMVVRLITFSPRCYGDNDGVIEAIVTDAIGDIIYIWSHDSTLNGPRAENLAPGTYYVTVTDSSTCYRTAEATLTEPALLEFNVIDSVMPICYSDVNGSVTAEIFGGTAPYVFNAYQYSSGISYQESSTEQSDTVTIEGLSGGIYRLQVEDSYGCWSEQKALNLRSVVPYMTVSIDIDNHPSCNNHTDDGQLTANVTAYEHPHIELPTQPNVNDYNFIWNDSITGQTISNIGVGEHTVTVTYKDYGCPVENSIYLFALTNITANPGFRFKGELYDDNSTYCVGDTVELISYYSVHDLDYIDIGCDSITWESVNNIIETYDSTFYTTVSRNNGDNYYYLTVYKDGCYDTDSIKANNFDFADVKVSAYKIDPDLGGFNGNEPLVSIFVGNSALVKIDQEVEGAEYTWSEQLYTTVQGLTQTGSFVLNESKTRAIVTPIDSTFYKVLAKTPAFELSETEMHYCYSKDSVLVRVLGEFNPPNAFSPNGDGFNDTWKMEGFKLFNTVSVKIFNRWGQLVFESSDPNAEWDGTNKKGKDLPVGTYYYIIDYSTDSYSKKISGPITIIR; this is encoded by the coding sequence ATGAAAAATTTTAATCCTAATAATATGAGACGTTTGTTAATTATCCTATCATTAGCCTTGATCCCTATGACAGGCTTGATGGCACGAGATTTTTACTGGAAAGGAGGAACAGGAAGATGGAATGATCCATCTATGTGGGAACTCCGAGCAGCAAAATCTGTTGAAGGATTAGTTCCGTCAAAAACTGACAATGTCTTTATTGATAATTATGATAGCAATATCATTATTGACAATGACGTTGAAGTTGAAAACCTATATTGGAGATCCGGCAAGATAAGTGGGAACCCCGAAACTAAAATTTCATCATATGGAGTGATTGAAGTCAGGTCATCTGTTGTTGATGAATTTGAAGGTGTGTGGGTTTTGAAAACGGACAGTAGAGGTACTATAAACTCTGACATCAAATTAAAAGGCTCAGTTTATATAGATGCTACTGGGGAAGTTGTTTTGGATACGCCAGTAAAAACATTTGCTGATTTTATAATTATAAAAGGAGATGTTACTGTTAGTAGTTTAATAGAGTGTAATGTTTTAGTTTTAGAAGGAAATGAAGCATACAGCATTTTAGTAAACGATGCAACCGTTCGCAAAGACCATTTGGTTATCCGAGAAAATCCAAATCGTAAATTAAAAATAAATGGAATAAAGCTAGAAAGAGTAACTCCAAGAAACATTACAGGAAAAGGTGAGTTGGCCAAAGGAGGAGTCTATCATTTCTGCAACGAAACAGATGCTAAATTAGTTTTAAAAGCTGCAAAAGCACCAGTTGTCACAAAATCTTACGTTAGGTTTTTTGTGATTTGGTTTGATCAAGAAACTACAGAAAAGGGAACATTCTCTAGCATTTATCCTACTAGTGGTTCAGGGGCAGTTGATTCTGTAATTGTCCACTCTTCTCATCCTCATAGTACTGATACAATAATACGTTCTTTTTGGCAGGTAACTTATCACGATAATGCAGATGCTAGCGATTTACCTCTAGCTATTTATGAAATAGAAGGTGTAGATAACCGTCATTACTCAACTGACTACGCGTTAGGAACTGTATATGATAGTGTGGCAGGAGTATCAACACCTGGAGCAAGTGATGGTAGCATATTTATTAAAAAGATTGGCTCTGCACCATTTACATATACAATTACTGGAGGTTCTAGTAATCAAGATGGTGTGTTTACAGGACTATCGGAAGGTTATTATAATGTTACAGTATCAAGTGACAGCTCAACATGTAATAAGAGTACCGTATTGAGCAATATCGAAGTTAGTGTAAGAGCCCCACTTAGTTATGATAGTTTATTTACAAGAAGAGTAACCTGTACGGACGACTCTGATGGTATTATTCGTTTGTATGCTTCGGGTGGTTCTGGCTCTTATGAATATAGGATGTCTTTTTCAACTGATGAAGGTTACCCACTTTATAATGTTTGGCAGCCGAGCAATGAGTATTTGAATCTTAAATCAGGTACTTACGAGTTTGTTATACGTGATGCAATGCAACATTTAGATTCGGTTGATTGTGGTAAGATTAGCTTAATTAATCCAAAACAACTTACTATTAATCAAGTGATAAGAACTCACGTAGTAGGATGCTATGGACCAACAGGAGCAATGGAAATTATAGCTTCTGGAGGACATCCACGTTTACAATATTCTATAGATAGTGGAGACACGTGGTCGTTCTCCAAATTATTTGAACATCTTTATCCAAAAAGCTATAAGGTCCATGTCAAAGATAGTTTAGGGTGCGAGGTTAATCGAGAAGGTTATGATATTATTTCAGGACCGGTTGAGCTTATTATTAAAAAAGTAACGCCACAACCCGTGACACTTTGTTACGAGAACAATAATGGTTCTATAGCAATTATGGCAGAAGGGGGATGGGGTAATATAGAATATTTTATAGAGAATAGTACTATTGGAACAAGAAATAACAGTAGTGGTAATTTTTTAGGTTTACCAGTAGGAAAATATGCTGTTTGGGTAAAAGACGACAATGATTGTGAAACACTATATGCTGATAGTGTTGAAGTAACAGGACCTCCTAAACTTGAAATTACAGGAATAGACATAACACACATTACCGGTTGTTATGGAGATGTAACAGGCAGTATTACTGTCAACGCGACGGGAGGCACTGGAATACTGCAATATTCTATAGATGGAGGTACGAGCTGGCACTCTTCTAACGTGTTTGGACCTTTAAGTGCCGGAATATACCAAATTAGAGTTAAAGATGAAAATGAATGTACAAAAGGTGATGTGGTTGAAATTTTACAACCTGATCCTATTTCTATTACTAGTGAAAGTTACACCAATATCACATGTCATAATGCAGACGATGGTACAGTCACTATAGAGGCTGAAGGTGGTACAGCTCCCTTAACATATACTATAACAGGTGGTGCAAGCAACAACACCGGAGTTTTCACCGGTTTATCTGCTGGTACTTATAAAGTAACAGTAAGTGATGCTAATGGTTGTGCTGAAGCTATTAGTAGTGACTTTACAATTATCAATCCCGATGTTATTACTATCGACAGTGAGTCATATACCGATGTTAATTGTTTTGGAGAAGTTGATGGTACAGTAACTATAGTTGCTTCAGGTGGTACAGCACCATTAACCTATACAATAACCGGTGGTGCAAGCAACAACACCGGAGTTTTCACTGGTTTATCAGCTGGCACATATAGTGTAACAGTAAGTGATATTAATGGTTGTCCGCCAGCAATAAGTTCCACTTTTGTTATTATCGAACCTGCCGCTATCACTATTGACAGTGAGTCATATACTGATATTAGCTGTTTTGGCGAGGTTGATGGTACAGTAACTATAGTTGCATCTGGTGGTACAGCACCTTTAACCTATACAATAACAGGCGGTGCAAGCAACAACACCGGAGTTTTCACTGGTTTATCTGCTGGCACTTATAGTGTGACAGTAAGTGATATTAATGGTTGTCCACCAGCAGTTAGTTCCTCTTTTACAATTATCGAACCTGCTGTGATTACTATTGACAGTGAGTCATATACCGATGTTAGTTGTTTTGGCGAGGTTGATGGTACAGTAACCATAGTTGCATCTGGTGGCACAGCACCTTTAACCTATACAATAACCGGTGGTGCAAGCAACAACACCGGAGTTTTCACTGGTTTATCAGCTGGCACTTATAGTGTGACAGTAAGTGATATTAATGGTTGTCCGCCGGCAATAAGTTCTACTTTTGTCATTATCGAACCTGCCGCTATCACTATTGACAGTGAGTCATATACTGATATTAGCTGTTTTGGCGCGGTTGATGGTACAGTAACTATAGTTGCTTCAGGTGGTACAGCACCATTAACATATACAATAACCGGAGGTGCAAGTAACAACACCGGAGTTTTCACTGGTTTATCTGCTGGCACATATAGTGTAACAGTAAGTGATATTAATGGTTGTCCACCAGCAGTTAGTTCCTCTTTTACAATTATCGAACCTGCTGTGATTACCATTGACAGTGAGTCCTTTACAGATATTGCTTGTTATAATGATAATAATGGTACAGTAACCATAGTCGCATCTGGTGGTACAGCACCTTTAACTTATACTATTACAGGTGGGGTTAGCAACAATACTGGAATTTTCACCGGTTTATCTGCTGGCACATATAGTGTGACAGTAAGTGATATTAATGGTTGTCCCCCGGCAATTAGTTCCTCTTTTACAATTACCAATCCTGATGAGATTGTGATTACAGAAGAGACGTTTACAAATATTACTTGCCATGGTGCTAACGATGGTGCAATAACATTTAAAGCTACGGGTGGCACACCTCCCTTAATTTATACCATTACTGGAGGAGATACCAATAGCACAGGAGAGTTTACAGGATTAGGTGAAGGTACATATCAAGTAACCGTTACAGACAATAATGGGTGTATAAAAACAAGTGCTATTTACACAGTAATAGATCCCGATCCGATAGTTATTACTTTAATTGATTCACTATATTCGTGTGGTAGCTTACCAGTAATTGAAGCTGATACAACGTTCTTGCCTGACGGAGATGGAGATATATATACATCTACTATTACGCACGTTGATTTTGCCGATGGTGCTGTCGTACAAAGCACAGCAGATATTGAATCAATAGCAATCAATATGGAGCACTCTTACTTAAGAGACTTAACAATAAAATTAATTTGTCCTAATGGTAGTTCGTTAATGTTTACAGACGAAGTTGGAGGTGGTAGGTACTTAGGCAAACCTGTTCGTGATCCCGGAGATGATGATTTGACCCCGGGTGAAGGTTTTACTTATATCTTTACTGAAGATTCAGAAGCCTTATATACTTGGGCAAATGTTCCTGAAGCAAGATATACCTATACTGATTTAGGGGGCAATGAACATGTAAACAAACTATATGTACCTGCAGGCCCATATAAACCTATGGGAAACTTCTCATCTTTAGTTGGTTGTCCACTTAATGGAGACTGGACATTAGAAGTAACAGACAATAATCCTGTAGATAATGGATATATATTCAAATGGTACTTAAATTTTGCTCCGAGTACTTTCCCAGAAGGTTACTGTAATGGTATGGCTACTGTGGAAGCGACAGGAGGTGTAGGTGAACTAAGCTATATGTGGAGTAATGGAAACACAACAAACACAATACAAGATTTGTGTGCCGATACATATACATTAACAGTTACTGATGAAAACGGCTGCTATGCTACTCACACTGTAGTTATAGAAGACGTTGACATACAATTAACTATTACCGATACAGTTCATGTAACATGTTCAGGAGAATCTACTGGATCAGTGACAGTTGAAGCTACTGGAGGCAATCCGCCTTACACATATATATGGGAAGATGGTACAATTAGTCAAACAATTGACGGATTGGCAGCTGGTTGGTATTTCTTAACAGTAGTAGATCGTAATTTGTGCGAACACTACGATTCTGTTGAAATAAAAACATTAAATGAAATAACAGTACTTTTCTCAAATATTGTTTCTCCTCTGTGTCATACCGATAACGGAGGTTCACACACAGGTTCGGCAACAGCAACTGCATCAGGAGGAGTTGGCAGCTATTTATACGAATGGTCTTCAGGAGAGATAGGACAAACAGCCAGCAATTTGGTTGCCGGATGGAATTGGGTTACAGTTACTGATGAAGCCAATTGTACTAAAATTGATAGTGTGGAAATTACAGAACCACCATTGCTTGAAATAACAGATGTAAGTATTACAGATGTTTCATGTAACGGTGGAACAGATGGTAAAATAACCATTACAATTGCCGGAGGCAATCCTCCTTATACTATTGAATGGTATTCGCCTGAACATCATCTTATTGGAATAGAAAGCTCTTTGACTTTCCGTCCGGCAGGCGATTATACTGTTAAAGTTAAAGATGCCAATGGTTGTACAATACCAGATTCTGTTATTACTATAGGTGAACCTGAAATCCTCGACTTTGATATAGATGTTACAGCAAGTGCATGTAATAATCCTACAGGTTCCGCAACTGTAATAAACATTACGGGAGGTAACGGTGGTGAAACTATTACATGGTATAATAGTGCAAACGTAAATATTGGAACAGGAGTCTCAATAGGTTCATTAGCAGTTGGAAACTATTCTGTTAAAGTCGAAGACTCAAAAGGATGTTCTGAAACAAAAGAGTTTGAACTAGAAGATAACTCTGATTTACAAATTGATGGATTTACTTGGCTAAGCCCAGTAAGTTGTTATGGTGAATGTGATGGAATTGCTCAAGTCAATGTTTCAGGTTCAGGTGCAATAGTTAGCTATATCTGGTCAACAGGTTCAACCACCGATACAGAAACATCACTTTGTGGAGGCTCAACAGTTAGTGTTACCGTAACTGATGAAAATGGTTGTACAGCCGATACTACAATAATAGTTCCACAACCAGAAGAGCTTCAATTTAGCGACTTTACAATTACCCATAATCAGTGTTATGGCAACAATGATGGCTCAATAACAGCAATTGTTGAAGGAGGAACACCAACATATACTTTTGAATGGAGAGACGAAGACAACAATATACTTCCTTTCACCGGTGCAGTAGCTTCAGATCTATATGCTGGTAAGTATTTTGTTACCGTATCTGATATTAATGGATGTCAGGCTAACGATAGTGTGGTCATTAATCCTGCAGTACAAATTGTTGTACATGTTTCTACAACTCAAGCAGACTGTGGTTTAAGCAATGGAACTGCAACATTAACTCCGGAAAATGGAATACCTCCATATACTTATCACTGGCCCGATCCAATAGGTAGTGTTACAACGTCAACCGTGGGTTCACTAGGCATAGGCATATACTACGTTACAGTAGAAGATGCTCTTGGCTGTGAGACAGTAGCACGTGTAGAAATTACCGACGTTGGAGGAATGTCTATTGTTGTTGATGTAACAGATGCTACATGCTATAATGGCAACGACGGAGAAGCAACAGTTGTCAGTGTTATAGGAGGAACAGGACTTGTTACAATAACTTGGGAAGATGCATTTGGCAATATAATACCTGGAGGAAACACAGCATCAGGGCTTAATGGAGGAATGTATTATTACGTAACAGTAACAGATGAAAATGGCTGTGGAGTTGTGGAAGAAATATTTATAGGTCAACCCGCAGAGTTTGTGCTTACAGTTTCAGGTATCCTAGACGCGTCATGTTTTGGATACAACGATGGAGCGGCAACAATTAGTGCGGCAGGCGGTAATGGATCTCCATATACTTATCTATGGCCAGACGGAGATACAAATAGCAGTCGTATAGATCTTGCTGCTGGCTCATACACTGTTACAGTGTTCGATAACTTAGGTTGCGAACAAACAACTGATTTTACTATTGGTGAACCAAGTTTAATTGAGTATGAATTAACTACAACCAAACCTTCATGTGGTCAAAATAATGGTAGTTTGACTGTGTCAAATATCACAGGAGGTTCTGGAAGTGGTTATGTGGTTACCTGGTCAAATGACAATTGGAGTGTCGACTCTGTTGGTTTTGCAGTAACCAATCTTGTTGCAGGCATATACGACTTAGTTATCACTGATGACACAGGATGTTCAGTTTCAGAAACAATAACACTAGAAAGCGATACAGATATGTATGCTGAGGTTATTGATATTACCCACGTAAACTGTGCTGGAGAGGTGACAGGTTCTGCAACCATAGGAATTATTGGAGGAACTGCGCCATACACTGTAAACTGGAGCAACGGACAAACAGGAATGACAATTTCTAATGTTGCAGCAGGCACTTATACGGCTACAATTACAGACGCAAATTTATGTGTAATTTACTTCGACGTTAATATAGAAGAGAATGCACCATTAGTAACAGACTTTGTGTTCACTCAACCGATAGTTTGTGCAGGTGACTCAATAGCATCTTTCTATGTTACAGTAACTGGTGGTGTTGCACCATACATATACCATTGGGAAGATGGTCTTGGAAATACTATTGGAAGTGATTCTGCACTTGTAGATATGACTGCGGGAACATACAATATTACAGTAACTGACAACTTGGGTTGTACAACGACTAACAGTATAACAATTGCATCCTCTGATCCGATAGCAGTTACTTTTGTAATTACTGAAACAGACTGTAGTGCATCAACAGGTAGTGTCAAAGCCAATGTTTCTGGAGGAGTTGCACCTTACAATTATAACTGGGCAAAATATTTAGAACCAGGTGTTGTTATTGATGGCAACGGCACAGACTTTATTTATAACCTTGGAGTGGGTTATTACACACTTTCATTAACCGATGCCTTAGGATGTGTTTACAGAGACACTGTTTTAGTTGAATCAACAACAGACATGGAAATATCTGTAATCAATACAGTTAGTGTTACTTGTCTTGGACGTAATGATGGACAAGCCGAAGTGACAATTGTAAATGGACAAAGTCCATACACAATAATATGGGCAAACGGAGATATCAACAATACCACAGAAACATCATTTATTAATACTCAACTGTATCAAGGAAATCAGATAGTTAGAGTTATTGATGCAAACGGTTGTGAACAGGTAACTAGTTTCACTGTGCCAACAGGCAACGCTTTATATGTTTCATTAAGGTCATATCCTGACGTTGGTGGAGATGTGGCAGATTTCGGATTTGTTGAAGCCGGAGCAGTTGGTGGTATTCCTCCATATTCATACAATTGGGAAGATGCTGAAGGAAACAACATTGGAACTAGTTATGTAATAACAAACTTGAATTATGGTTGGTATTATGTTACTGTAACCGATGCTAATCCAAATCCATGTCAATGGATAGACTCAATTGAAGTGTTGAATAAAACAATATCTTACGATACAATATTTATCAACCATGTTACATGTCACGGGTTTAATGACGGTTCGATAAGTATACAAGGAACAGGTGGTGAAGAACCATACCAGTACCGTTGGAGACACGACTCTTGGAGTACAGATTCTATTGGTAATACTATTACCAATCTAATAGCCGGTACTTATTATTTAACACTTACCGATAAGTATGGATTTGTTGAAATTACTGACTCAATAGAAATAACCCAACCCGAACCGCTTGGCTTGAATGCCATATTAGTACAAAAAACCGCGTGTAGCGAACCTACAGGTATAGTAAAAGCAGAATTACCTGAAAGTACAGGAGCTATCGCACCAATTACATATTATTGGACAAGCAGCGAGTGGCAAGACACGATAGTTAAAGTTGATAACCCAATACTTGATAGCGTTGGAATAGGAATGTACTACGTTACAATCGTTGATGCCAAAGGCTGTACTGACACCGATACGGTAGAAATGATTGATAATAGCGATATGGTTGTCAGACTCATAACCTTCAGTCCACGTTGTTATGGAGATAATGACGGTGTAATCGAAGCAATTGTAACTGATGCAATAGGAGATATAATTTATATATGGTCGCATGATTCTACATTAAATGGTCCAAGAGCTGAGAATCTTGCCCCAGGCACTTATTATGTCACTGTTACAGACAGTTCAACCTGTTATCGAACCGCTGAAGCAACACTAACAGAACCAGCACTACTTGAATTTAATGTTATTGACTCAGTTATGCCAATATGTTATTCTGACGTTAATGGCTCTGTAACCGCTGAAATATTTGGAGGAACTGCACCATATGTATTCAATGCATACCAGTACTCAAGCGGTATTTCATATCAAGAATCTTCCACTGAACAATCTGATACTGTCACAATCGAAGGATTAAGTGGAGGTATATATAGACTACAAGTAGAAGACTCTTACGGCTGTTGGTCAGAACAAAAGGCACTAAATCTACGAAGTGTTGTACCATACATGACGGTTAGTATAGATATTGACAATCATCCATCTTGTAATAATCATACCGATGATGGACAATTGACAGCAAACGTGACGGCTTACGAACATCCGCATATTGAATTGCCAACACAGCCAAACGTAAATGACTATAACTTTATCTGGAATGATTCAATAACAGGACAAACAATCAGTAATATTGGAGTAGGAGAACACACAGTTACTGTGACCTACAAAGACTATGGTTGTCCAGTCGAAAATTCAATATATCTCTTTGCTTTAACCAATATCACTGCTAATCCGGGATTTAGGTTTAAAGGAGAACTTTATGATGATAATTCAACATATTGTGTTGGCGATACCGTAGAATTGATAAGTTACTACAGCGTTCATGACCTTGATTATATCGACATAGGCTGCGATTCAATTACTTGGGAAAGCGTAAATAATATCATAGAAACGTACGATTCAACTTTCTATACAACTGTTAGCAGAAATAATGGAGACAACTATTATTATCTAACAGTATATAAAGATGGATGTTATGATACCGATTCTATAAAAGCTAACAACTTTGATTTTGCTGACGTTAAAGTATCAGCATACAAAATTGACCCCGATTTAGGTGGATTTAACGGTAACGAGCCGCTTGTATCGATATTTGTAGGCAACTCTGCTTTAGTGAAGATAGATCAAGAGGTAGAAGGAGCAGAATATACATGGAGTGAACAACTTTATACTACTGTTCAAGGCTTAACACAAACAGGAAGTTTTGTACTTAACGAATCTAAAACACGTGCAATAGTTACGCCTATAGATAGTACATTCTATAAAGTTTTAGCTAAAACTCCTGCATTCGAACTCAGCGAGACAGAAATGCACTACTGTTACAGTAAAGACTCAGTACTTGTAAGAGTATTAGGTGAATTTAATCCGCCAAATGCTTTCTCACCAAACGGAGATGGTTTCAACGACACATGGAAAATGGAAGGATTCAAGCTCTTTAATACTGTTTCAGTGAAAATATTCAATCGTTGGGGACAACTTGTTTTTGAATCATCAGATCCAAATGCAGAATGGGATGGAACTAACAAAAAAGGCAAAGATTTGCCTGTAGGAACATACTATTACATAATTGACTACTCAACTGATAGTTATTCGAAGAAAATATCAGGACCAATAACAATTATACGATAG